From the Candidatus Latescibacterota bacterium genome, the window GCCAACGAATACCTCACCCGAATGAATCTTATGAAGGGATTCGATTTTCCACAATACCCGACACCGATAAAAGAACACAATCGAGTAGCTGTCGTCGGTGGCGGAAATGTGGCGATGGACTGCGCCCGGACCGCTTTAAGACTTGGTGCGGAATCAAGGATAATCTATAGAAGATCGAAACAGGAACTTCCCGCCCGACTCGAAGAGATCGAAAACGCCGAAGAAGAGGGTGTCATCTTCGATTTTCTTACCCTTCCGCTCAGATATGTCGGCGACGATAATGGCTGGGTCCATCATATCGAGTGCCTGAGGATGCAGCTTGGTGAACCTGACGACTCCGGCAGGAGAAGGCCGGTTCCTATCGAGGGATCAGAATTCATTCTAAAGATGGATGCTGTGATCTGCGCGATCGGTAACAGCCCCAACCCCCTCCTGGGCTCGACGACTCCGGACCTGGAAATCGGAAGAAAAGGAAATATCGTCGCCGATGAGGAGACTGGAAAAACCTCAAAAGACAGGGTCTGGGCCGGAGGAGATGTCGTGACCGGTGCAGCGACGGTGATCATGGCTATGGGTGCGGGGCGAAAGGCAGCACGCTCGATACAGGAACATCTCTCGTCGATTTGAGTGATTTAATCTACATTCTCTTTACGCTTCCATAATTCGTTTTCTTATGAACAGCGATGTAAAAATGATTATGACTAACACCAGAATCATCACAACAGGTGCCGTAAAGAGAGCTACGGGTACAGGCTCGACAACGTGGATGACTTGGACGCAAGTATCATAGACCGTACCGCCAGAATCAGTCGCCCAGGCAATAAGATTCAGTGTGTCAAAATCACAAATATCGGCGTCTGCAGCATCAATGTTTGCGTATACATCCGTACAACTACCACCGGGAACTCCCGGAGTAATGCCGTTCTCCATAAGTTGTTCTCCGATATAGCCTTGACTTGATATCAAGTAACTATACTGAATCGGATCAGAACATGGCAGAGGATTGCATAAAGTGAACGGAATATACCCATCTACTTGCTCTATAAAATAGATGTCCTCAGGATCAAGGATATGGATCGCGACCTGAATCGGTTCATGCCTGGGAAAGACGAGTGTTATTGGACCTTGAGTCTCCTCATGAAGAACCTGAATGTATATTTTAGAAACACCCTCATCCTCATAATAATATTCTGCATATAAATTATCCCAATGAAACGTCTGCTGCGGGGTCGTAGCTCTCACATGCCCTGGAGCATCGAAATACTTTAAAGCATCGGGATGGCCTGGTATCACATTTTCTAAAACGGCAATAGCCCAAACCCCTGCTGGTTCCGCACACAACATATGAGCTCCGTCATTCGGACTGAGTAGATGTTGTACATGTATTACAAAATCATCAAATTTTTTGTCTTTTTGTCGGTCAAGCTTTTGAACACTCACTTTCCAGCACCGGGGGCACGGATTCTTTGTGTATACGATGCTTTCTTTTTTGGGATTAGGATAGTCATAAAAAGTCGCTTCGAATATCAGGTGCTCATCCTTTACTACCGTCACGACTCTGTCTAACGCCTGGGAATGTTCTGGTATCGCTATGACAAACAATACAACAAACCATGCGGTCAGTATTTGTCTCCTGAACATATGTCCTCCAGATATTGGGATTCCCCTGATTCACCAGACACTTTGTGGATTATAACAGAGTTATTGAATATGGATAAAAATAAAAGTACACCGCCGCGGAATCGAACCGCGAACCTACTGATTAAGAGTCAGTTGCTCTGCCAATTGAGCTAGCGGTGCACACAAGAAGATTTGAATTTTCGTGCCCATAAGTTATAACGTCAGCGCCCGATTTGCAAGAAAAAATCCCCGATTCCCGCTATCTCCCGGGAAATGCTTCGCCCACCGATGTTTTGTGATAGCAATATGGTTCTCCATGTGCCAGATTCAAGGAATAGAATAACACTTGCTCGTTGATGAATTATCTCAACGACTTCGCCAGGAGCCATTTCAAATGATATCTATTGAACGACATGAAGCCATTGCCGTCCTTACGCTCGCTGGAAGTGAAAAAAATCCCATAGATCTTGAGCTGGTCGGAAAACTCGCCAGCGCGTTAAGTGAATTAAGGGAAGATCCCGATACTCTGGGACTGGTACTCGCGAGCAGTAGCAAAACTTTCTTTTCGATCGGGTTCGACATCCCGGGCCTGTTCGATGTATCGAGAGAGGATTTTGGAATCTTCTACAAGGCTTTCAATGAATTCTGTCTCGACCTTTACACCTTCCCGAAACCCACTGCCGCCGCGGTCCAGGGGCACGCGACCGCGGGCGGATTCATCCTCACCCTGGCATGCGACGACCGTATCCTTTCGGAGGGGAAATACCTGATGGGGCTCAACGAGGCAAAACTGGGAGTGCCAGCCCCCTATTTCAGCGAACTTGTACTGGAGCAGATAGCGGGCAGGGCGAATGCTGGAAAGCATATCGAAGAAGGGGAATTCTTTATGCCTGATGAAGCCCTGGAGATGGGAATCGCCGATCATCTTATTCCAAATGACGAAGTCCTCCCCGCCGCGATTAAGGCAGTCAGCGGCGTCGATGCGGCTATTCTCAGCACATACAGCTCAATAAAAAAAGCCCGGACCAAAAAGATCAAAAAGGCAGTTCGGAAAACTCTGGACGAAAAGACAAAAGTGTTTCTGGCCCGCTGGTACACTCCGGATACACGTGCGCTACTGAGAGAAACGATGAAGAAGTATTGAGCCTGACGAACTGACCTCTATTAAACGGACTCGACCCCCGCACCTCTGGAAATCAGTCATATTATTCTATTGACTCATCCAATAAATAGTGTTAATTTTTACACATGTTAAACGGTACGCAATGAGCGTGGCTTGAAACTCTCCCTGCTACTGCGTGGAAAGGAACTTAACCTGTTCCTGCGAGTATGATACAGGGAATAACACTTATCGGAAGGAGTCCCCTGATGAGGAAAATCCTCTTCTCCCTGACCCTGATCTTCTCAATCCTTGCACTTTCACTTCCCCTGCTCGCCGGTGACATTCACACGGCCATCCAGGATGGCGATGTTGCCAGAGTGAAAGCAATACTGAAAGCTGATCCCGACGCGATCAACGAATCTGCAGAAAATCGGTTCAAGGAACTTCCAATCCACATGGCCGCCCAAACAGGCAATGTGGAGATCGCCCGAATACTTATCGAAGCAGGTGCTGATGTAGATGCCGGTGACAGCGACAACAGCACAGCTCTCGGCATCGCCGCGATGCGCAAGCACATTGACATGGCTAACTTCCTGCTCGAACAGGGAGCGAACATCAATCATCGCGACCGCAAGGCCGACACTCCACTCAGCTTTGCCCTTTACGGCTCTAACGAAGAAATGATCCAGCTTCTGCTCGATGCAGGTGCAGACCTGTATTTCAGAAGCCCCGAGGGAGAGACCCTGCTGCATCGTGCCTGTCAGAGAGGCGTTCTGATGATGGTCGAGCATCTTTTAGAGAGTGGGGCCGATCTGGACGCGCAGGAACAGGGCGGAGCCACCCCCCTGGGTTACGCGGCATTGTCCACCAACGCTGATATCGTAAAGATGCTGCTTGAAAAGGGCGCCGATCCCAATCCTCCTACAAAAGAGGGCCACGCCTCGCCACTGATTTTCGCTACCTGGCGTGACGCTGTGGATTGTGCCCGCCTCCTCCTCGAAAAGGACGCGGATACCGAAGTTCGTGCCCACGGGGGCATGAATCCCCTGATGAATGCAGCAGACAGGTGCTCCATAGAAATGCTCGACCTGCTTATCGAGCATGGAGCCAAGGTCAACAAGACCGGTGAAAACGGCGAGACAGCCCTTATGCTGGCAGCAGCAAATGGAAAGGCCGAACATGTAGCGGCGCTGCTCAAAGCGGGCGAAAAGCCGGATCTGGGAAAGGACAAGGGAGGCAGGACCGCCCTGCAGTTAGCGGCTATCCGGGGTTACAAAGATGTTGCCGACCAGCTTATCGAGGCCGGAGCAGATATTGATAACAATGGGACATGCGGTACATCCCCGATCCAGTTCGCTGGTTATTACGGGAACACCGATGTCGTCGATCTGCTGAATTCAAAAGGCGCCCGAAGTGGGGGGAAAATAGCAGATCGTTCTCTTGCTGGCATAGGAAAGCTCGGCAAAAAAGAAGCGGCGATCTATTTTCTCAACCACAGCGGCTGGGCCGTAAAGACCCGCAACCACCTTCTTATATTCGACTATTTCAAGAATGGCGAGGATCCAGACCAGCCCGGATTCTGCAACGGCACAGTCAATCCATCCGAATTCGCTGATGAAAAGGTCGTTGTCTTTGCCTCACACCACCATGGTGACCATTACTGGCCCGGAATATTCGAGTGGAGCGAACAGGTAGAGGACATCACATACTTCCTCGGCCACCAGCCGACAGACACCGTCCCGGCGTACACATTCATGCCTGAACGCATGGAAGAACAATTCGGCGACATTAAACTTACGACGATCCACTCCACAGATGCCGGCGTGGGAATGCTCATCGAAGTAGACGGCCTCACTATCTTCCACGCGGGCGATCACGCAAATGGACGTATCGGCCTGATGGGTGAGTTCACCGACGAGATCGATTTCCTCGAAGAAAACTGCCCCCGTCCCGACATCCTCTTCATGGGCATCAGGGGCTGCAGTCTCGGCCGCCCGGATGAAGTCAAGGAAGGCATCGAATATACACTCGGGAAGATGAAGCCGAAGGTGTTTTTTCCGATGCACGCTACTGCCGATGGTGAGGCGTACATGGAATTCATCGACAGCATAAGCAGCGATTTCAAGAAGATCCAGATGGTCGCACCTGGAAACCGCGGTGATCATTTCATATTCAAGAAGGGGAAGATCATCGATCCGAGGCCATTCGACACTCGCCTGGCCTCGAAAAAGAAAGATGCCGGATGCGCGGAGAACAAAGATCCCGGCTGCGAGAACCAGTAGGAATCTTAAATCTATGTCCTGGCGGGTTCGATGCCCGCCAGGATCTCATCGTAGACCGCTTCCACTTCGTGGACATACCTGTCGGCCCCGAACAACTTTTCAGCCTGTCGCCGGGCGCCAATCGAGCATTTCCTTCTAAGCTCATCATTCTCGAGCAACCGTTCCAGAGCATCGGCCAGGCTGGCCGGATCACCGGTCTTATATAAAAAGCCGTTCAGGCCATCTTCCACTATTTCCGGATTTCCCCCGCTATCCGAAGCCACGACCGGCACTCCCGAAGCCAGGGCCTCCAGAGCCGAACGGCCCAGGGGTTCGGGTTCTATCGATGTATTGACCGCCACATCACATTCAGCAATCAAGGCAAGGGGATCATCGCTATAGCCCAACAGTCCCACTCCCCCGGCAAGCAAGGGACTGGAGTCGATCATCTTTTTTAACCTGGCCTCTTCCGGCCCGGTGCCTGCGATGACAAAACGGACATCCCGGCGCCGACTGAGCACTATCTCCGCAGCTTCGATAAGAGATGTTACGCCTTTCCATTCCTCCAGTCGGCCTATATATCCGACCACCTTTTTCCCGTCACTCCTGACGGGAAGTGCCTCGGAAGGTCTTACCGCCTCAAGATCGATCCCGTTATGGATCGCCATGACCCTCCCTGACGGCAGGCCCTGGCTGACATTGTAATCTGCGAC encodes:
- a CDS encoding enoyl-CoA hydratase/isomerase family protein; the encoded protein is MISIERHEAIAVLTLAGSEKNPIDLELVGKLASALSELREDPDTLGLVLASSSKTFFSIGFDIPGLFDVSREDFGIFYKAFNEFCLDLYTFPKPTAAAVQGHATAGGFILTLACDDRILSEGKYLMGLNEAKLGVPAPYFSELVLEQIAGRANAGKHIEEGEFFMPDEALEMGIADHLIPNDEVLPAAIKAVSGVDAAILSTYSSIKKARTKKIKKAVRKTLDEKTKVFLARWYTPDTRALLRETMKKY
- a CDS encoding ankyrin repeat domain-containing protein — its product is MRKILFSLTLIFSILALSLPLLAGDIHTAIQDGDVARVKAILKADPDAINESAENRFKELPIHMAAQTGNVEIARILIEAGADVDAGDSDNSTALGIAAMRKHIDMANFLLEQGANINHRDRKADTPLSFALYGSNEEMIQLLLDAGADLYFRSPEGETLLHRACQRGVLMMVEHLLESGADLDAQEQGGATPLGYAALSTNADIVKMLLEKGADPNPPTKEGHASPLIFATWRDAVDCARLLLEKDADTEVRAHGGMNPLMNAADRCSIEMLDLLIEHGAKVNKTGENGETALMLAAANGKAEHVAALLKAGEKPDLGKDKGGRTALQLAAIRGYKDVADQLIEAGADIDNNGTCGTSPIQFAGYYGNTDVVDLLNSKGARSGGKIADRSLAGIGKLGKKEAAIYFLNHSGWAVKTRNHLLIFDYFKNGEDPDQPGFCNGTVNPSEFADEKVVVFASHHHGDHYWPGIFEWSEQVEDITYFLGHQPTDTVPAYTFMPERMEEQFGDIKLTTIHSTDAGVGMLIEVDGLTIFHAGDHANGRIGLMGEFTDEIDFLEENCPRPDILFMGIRGCSLGRPDEVKEGIEYTLGKMKPKVFFPMHATADGEAYMEFIDSISSDFKKIQMVAPGNRGDHFIFKKGKIIDPRPFDTRLASKKKDAGCAENKDPGCENQ
- a CDS encoding glycosyltransferase; the encoded protein is MYRILYTERASRIGGSNFSLLQLVKGLDRSRFSPFVLFKYDLPVRQNFRDAGIEEALWSSVTGGEEIQPPSTLRPYLPWYKKTDLYRLAWSIKHYMKVQKKEADDLVPWIREQGFDLVHTNNFVRADFPGLTAAHKAGIPAVSHQRGFYDLTCFQRFIARRVDRVLCVSRAVADYNVSQGLPSGRVMAIHNGIDLEAVRPSEALPVRSDGKKVVGYIGRLEEWKGVTSLIEAAEIVLSRRRDVRFVIAGTGPEEARLKKMIDSSPLLAGGVGLLGYSDDPLALIAECDVAVNTSIEPEPLGRSALEALASGVPVVASDSGGNPEIVEDGLNGFLYKTGDPASLADALERLLENDELRRKCSIGARRQAEKLFGADRYVHEVEAVYDEILAGIEPART